The genomic stretch tTTCACCGGGAAAGATAAAAATTTGAACTtctcatgtgttgtcgcccccacttgcatgccTCTGTTACGAACCCCGAatcaccaagcaagttcctcatcGATTGTGGCATGGGTAGCTGTTCTGGGACGCTCAAGATCGACACATGTGAAGAAGGACCTATTTGTGCTTTTCCCTTAGTTCTAGGGTCCTTTTTGTATTTCAGAGGACTATGTTGTCATTTCCACTTTATATAGGGTTCTCTCTGTAATTTGTATTCCTACCGAAAAAAAATAGTGTAGCATCTAGGTCTTTCGGAGCCTTCTCTTGTTTCAAGAAACAATGACAGCGGCGAACAATGGTGCACACAATGACAATAGGGGCCATACCACTGCTCATATGAACAGTAATACCCTGAAAAAATAGAAGTGGTTGATGCATAATTGTCATACACTGGCTAAGAATTAAGTGCAGCATGGCGTAGTCGCGTTTCGCCTGTCGAGTGTTGACGAGGGCACACCACCATTGACCAGATCGGGAAAAATCAGACCACCGACGAGGAGATAGTGATCTTGCTGGCTGCCGACGGCACACGGCAGGCTGTTTTATCACTCTTCTTTGGTATTTCCTGTTAAGAAAACTGACTCGTGCATGAGTGCATCTTTCGGGATTTAATTGCTGTTTCACCTACAGATGTTGATGCACCGCACATGGGAAATTCATTACTCGGTCACCACGTACCCAAACAGTCAAGTACACCTCTTGTGGGATAGCTGAGGATATTGAAATTTGGCAATGGCGGGGAACCTTCCACAGACCACAGCTGCCAAAACATGtgctcattttcttcgaactcaaGTTCCTTTTGGCTGCATTTGTTTTACCAATTTGTCAGATAACTCCAAGATGCGCCCTAAAAAAATACACAGATACACATCTCGGATAGTTGGTTTTGTCAACACTGATGTCGTGGTATTTCAAACAGGCCCCTACCGTAGTGAGATCCAACTAATAATAGAACGGTCAAACCGTCAAGATCTGGCACAATCCAATTCAGTTGGCAAGATCTAATCTGGAAACAATTTACTCTCAGTTTATTGATTCAAACTCTGATAGTACACAATGATAGTTCTTATTATCAGGTTACATCATCATCTTGCTAAGCGGCACGAGTGAAGTTGAAGCTGCTGCACGAAAGCCCTATCGCACCCAGGTACGTGGTGAATCCAAACTGCTTCTTCTCCTCGTCCAGCACCAGCAGGTGGTTCTCCAGCTGAAACCCGCCgatgaccgccgccgccgcttggtgcccgccgcccgccgccttcATCCGCACGAACCCGAGGCACGCCGTGTTGGCCTTCACCTGCACCATGGAATTGGCGCCGAGCACCGAGAAGCTCTGCCCGCCCTCCAGGAGAAGCTCTATCTGCGGCACGGGGTAGCCCAGCCGCGACAGCCCCACCGACAGCTTCGTCGAGTTGTAGCACCGCTCGAACGGCGCCACCGCGGCCACCCTCGAAACGAAAGGGGAGAAATTGGGACTGGCCGCGGCCTGGTCGAACGCCTTGACGAACGCAGCGTACACGTCGGCGCGGAGCGCCGTGTACGGGATCGTCGAGCTCAGCCCGACAACGAGCGGGCCGGACAGTGGCACTTTCTTCCGGTCCACGGTGATGCCGGTGGCGGAGAGGAAGTACCCGGGGGATCCGTTGAACCCGCGAAGAGGTGCCGTGCCGGCCAGCATCGTCGTGAAGTCGCCGCGGTCCGACGGGATGAAGAACAAGGGTCCTCCGCCCAAGATGGCCACGCCCACGCTGTTGCCGCTCGTCGTCTTGCCGTCGCTCGGGAGGCAGAGCGCCACCTTCTTGGCGACCTTCTGCGTGCGCGCCACCTGCGCGGGGAGCGACGACTGGCTCGAGGGCGCGAGCCCCGCGACGCCGACGGCACCGGCCGGCGCCTTGGACGCGCAGGAGGCGGTCGCCGAGAAGGACACCGGGAACAGAGGGTTGGCGCCGTCGGTGGCGCTTGCGGAGAGCCTCGTGACCGTCCCGGTCTTGGAGCTGCATACCAGCGTGATGGCC from Lolium rigidum isolate FL_2022 chromosome 4, APGP_CSIRO_Lrig_0.1, whole genome shotgun sequence encodes the following:
- the LOC124705368 gene encoding chitinase CLP-like, with product MRNPKPFFMVISICFFALSKCTTSAASGGKPLVTAITKDANTLLYTAPLKDGRPLVVDLSGPAITLVCSSKTGTVTRLSASATDGANPLFPVSFSATASCASKAPAGAVGVAGLAPSSQSSLPAQVARTQKVAKKVALCLPSDGKTTSGNSVGVAILGGGPLFFIPSDRGDFTTMLAGTAPLRGFNGSPGYFLSATGITVDRKKVPLSGPLVVGLSSTIPYTALRADVYAAFVKAFDQAAASPNFSPFVSRVAAVAPFERCYNSTKLSVGLSRLGYPVPQIELLLEGGQSFSVLGANSMVQVKANTACLGFVRMKAAGGGHQAAAAVIGGFQLENHLLVLDEEKKQFGFTTYLGAIGLSCSSFNFTRAA